The Trueperaceae bacterium genome includes a window with the following:
- a CDS encoding UDP-glucose/GDP-mannose dehydrogenase family protein, with protein sequence MRVTIIGTGYVGLTTGTALAYLGNEVTFVDKKRDVVERLAAGMPTIHESGLAEIMAAGRLHSTFRTDIPELTGEGVVLIAVGTPSKDDGDADLSFVDVAATEVADRIQPGARLVVVNKSTVPVGSARHVNGIIARRLAARGVSAEVHVASNPEFLAEGRAVQDTLYPDRIVVGSDTQVARAMLRELYAPILEQTFDPPPGSPRPERLELPPFIGTTTTSAELTKYAANAFLATKISFINEFSVLAEKVGADIVEVARAIGLDSRIGGKFLNAGIGWGGSCFGKDTSAVMALGTSYDYQMPLVRAAVDVNKRQRLYVVEKLQHHLKVLRGTTIGLLGLAFKGNTDDLRDAPALTLIRELSQRGAVLRVHDPIAMDNAKRHFPDLPVEYCASEVEMARGCDAVVVVTDWPQYRQVDFAALAQAMRGDLLLDARNLLQPGSVAAAGLNYVGIGR encoded by the coding sequence ATGAGAGTGACCATCATCGGAACTGGTTACGTCGGCCTGACGACAGGCACCGCCCTCGCCTATCTCGGCAACGAGGTGACCTTCGTAGACAAGAAGCGCGACGTGGTGGAACGCCTGGCCGCCGGCATGCCGACAATCCACGAGAGCGGCCTGGCCGAGATCATGGCGGCGGGGAGACTACACTCCACCTTCCGGACGGACATCCCGGAACTGACGGGGGAGGGCGTCGTGCTCATCGCCGTCGGCACCCCGTCGAAGGACGACGGCGACGCCGACCTGTCGTTCGTGGACGTCGCCGCCACGGAAGTGGCCGACCGGATCCAACCCGGAGCCAGGCTCGTCGTCGTCAACAAGTCGACCGTGCCCGTCGGCAGCGCGCGGCACGTGAACGGCATCATCGCGCGGCGACTCGCGGCCAGGGGCGTCAGTGCCGAGGTGCACGTGGCGTCCAACCCGGAGTTCCTGGCCGAGGGCAGGGCGGTGCAAGACACCCTCTACCCGGACCGGATCGTCGTGGGCAGCGACACGCAGGTGGCGCGCGCCATGCTCCGCGAGCTGTACGCGCCCATCCTCGAGCAGACCTTCGACCCGCCCCCCGGCTCGCCGCGCCCCGAGCGCCTCGAACTGCCGCCCTTCATCGGCACGACCACCACCAGCGCCGAGCTCACCAAGTACGCAGCCAACGCGTTCCTGGCGACGAAGATCAGCTTCATCAACGAGTTCTCCGTGCTAGCGGAGAAGGTGGGGGCCGACATCGTCGAGGTGGCCCGCGCGATCGGCCTCGATAGCCGCATCGGCGGCAAGTTCCTCAACGCCGGCATCGGTTGGGGCGGCAGTTGCTTCGGCAAGGACACGTCAGCCGTCATGGCGCTCGGCACCTCGTACGACTACCAGATGCCGCTGGTCCGCGCCGCCGTTGACGTCAACAAGCGCCAACGCCTCTACGTCGTCGAGAAGCTCCAGCACCACCTCAAGGTCTTGCGGGGCACGACGATCGGGCTGCTCGGGTTGGCTTTCAAGGGCAACACGGACGACCTCCGCGACGCCCCCGCCCTCACGCTCATACGCGAGCTCAGCCAGCGCGGCGCGGTCCTGCGCGTCCACGACCCCATCGCCATGGACAACGCCAAGCGCCACTTCCCGGACCTGCCGGTCGAGTACTGCGCCTCCGAGGTCGAGATGGCCCGCGGCTGCGACGCCGTCGTGGTGGTCACCGACTGGCCGCAGTACCGCCAGGTCGACTTCGCGGCGTTGGCGCAGGCCATGCGCGGCGACCTCCTCCTGGACGCCCGCAACCTCTTGCAGCCCGGCTCGGTGGCGGCCGCCGGGCTCAACTACGTCGGGATCGGGCGGTAG
- a CDS encoding NYN domain-containing protein, protein MQTADTRAPKPAPGEGPEQRVALYVDTQNLYYAARDAFDGSVDYQTLLETALRGRRLAHANAYVVEREGDTTAHGFFGKLNSLGYRVKRRKVRVHRVDDDGAVRLEGDWDMGIAADIVRGLGHADVVVLASGDGDFAPILELAQEEGKRVEVMAFREAAGQALQDLADRFVALGDVPGIFLAGR, encoded by the coding sequence ATGCAGACGGCCGATACGCGGGCCCCGAAGCCTGCGCCGGGCGAGGGGCCTGAGCAACGAGTAGCCCTCTACGTAGACACCCAGAACCTCTACTATGCCGCTCGCGACGCGTTCGACGGCAGCGTCGACTACCAGACGCTGCTCGAGACGGCCTTGCGCGGCAGGCGCCTCGCGCATGCGAACGCCTACGTGGTGGAGCGCGAGGGCGATACCACCGCCCATGGCTTCTTCGGCAAGCTCAACAGCCTCGGCTACCGCGTCAAGCGCCGCAAGGTGCGCGTCCACCGCGTCGACGACGACGGCGCCGTGCGCCTCGAGGGCGACTGGGACATGGGCATCGCGGCGGACATCGTCAGGGGCCTTGGTCATGCCGACGTCGTCGTGCTCGCCAGTGGCGACGGCGACTTCGCCCCCATCCTCGAGCTCGCGCAGGAGGAGGGCAAGCGCGTCGAGGTCATGGCGTTCCGCGAGGCGGCGGGCCAAGCGCTGCAGGACCTGGCGGACCGCTTCGTGGCGCTCGGCGACGTGCCCGGCATCTTCCTGGCGGGGCGCTGA
- a CDS encoding GNAT family N-acetyltransferase — MLVRDAIPADAEAVRKLLAGVYREGGAFVGDGAESVGSLAGRIGAAPRRSHYAVAVSDGTVVGWSELQRSPARRLEHVAVLTLAVAPHARRGGVGKALLRDGYAWCVRVGVLKMSLNVRAGNLAAVRLYESEGFAHEGREVDQIRLQGDEGDGFEDNLIMGRWLGPPRRGVQGR, encoded by the coding sequence GTGCTCGTCAGGGATGCGATCCCGGCGGACGCCGAGGCCGTGAGGAAGCTGCTCGCCGGCGTCTACCGCGAGGGTGGGGCGTTCGTCGGCGACGGCGCCGAGAGTGTCGGCTCGCTCGCCGGCAGGATCGGCGCCGCGCCGCGCCGCAGCCACTACGCGGTGGCCGTGTCCGACGGCACGGTCGTCGGGTGGTCCGAGCTGCAACGCTCCCCCGCACGCCGCCTCGAGCACGTCGCCGTCCTCACCCTGGCCGTCGCGCCGCACGCCAGGCGCGGGGGCGTCGGAAAGGCGCTGCTGCGCGACGGTTACGCGTGGTGCGTGCGGGTCGGCGTCCTCAAGATGTCGTTGAACGTGCGGGCAGGCAACCTCGCGGCCGTGAGGCTCTACGAGAGCGAGGGGTTCGCGCACGAGGGCAGGGAGGTGGACCAGATCAGGCTGCAGGGCGACGAGGGCGACGGTTTCGAGGACAACCTGATCATGGGGAGATGGCTGGGCCCTCCGCGCCGCGGCGTGCAGGGAAGGTAG
- the metK gene encoding methionine adenosyltransferase: MSRLVSAESVAEGHPDKLADRISDSVLDAILAQDPHARVAVEALLTRGLALVAGEVTTKADVDVQAIVRSAAREVGYTDAAYGFDADHSAVLIALNEQSPDIAQGVDHTGGTDPHDRVGAGDQGLMFGYAIDETPELMPLPILLAHRVAQRLAEVRKSGALPYLRPDGKAQVTIQYEDGVAVRLQNAVLSAQHHPDVPLERIEEDLLEHVLRVAVPRRFFDERTSVYINPTGRFVEGGPTADAGLTGRKIIVDTYGGAAPHGGGAFSGKDPTKVDRSASYYARYIAKNVVAAGLAKRCQVQLAYAIGVVRPVGMYVDTFGTGVLPDDRLAEVVAAEFDARPAAIIEQLDLRRPIYAATSAYGHFGRPGFPWEDTPRAARLASVAG, from the coding sequence ATGTCGCGCCTCGTGAGCGCCGAATCCGTCGCAGAAGGTCACCCTGACAAGCTCGCCGACCGCATCAGCGACAGCGTGCTCGACGCCATCCTCGCGCAAGACCCACACGCGCGGGTCGCCGTGGAGGCGCTCCTGACGCGCGGGCTCGCGCTCGTCGCCGGCGAGGTGACGACCAAGGCCGACGTCGACGTGCAGGCCATCGTGCGGTCCGCCGCACGCGAGGTGGGCTATACGGACGCCGCGTACGGCTTCGACGCCGACCACAGCGCCGTCCTGATCGCCCTCAACGAGCAGTCGCCCGACATCGCCCAGGGCGTCGACCATACCGGCGGCACGGACCCGCACGACCGGGTCGGGGCCGGTGACCAGGGCCTGATGTTCGGTTACGCCATCGACGAGACGCCCGAGCTGATGCCCCTCCCGATCCTCCTCGCCCACCGGGTCGCGCAGCGCCTGGCGGAGGTCCGCAAGAGCGGCGCGCTCCCCTACCTGCGCCCCGACGGCAAGGCGCAGGTGACCATCCAGTACGAGGACGGCGTGGCAGTGCGCCTGCAGAACGCCGTGCTCTCCGCGCAGCACCACCCCGACGTCCCGCTGGAGCGGATCGAGGAGGACCTCCTCGAGCACGTGCTGCGCGTGGCGGTGCCTCGGCGGTTCTTCGACGAGAGGACCAGCGTGTACATCAACCCGACCGGGCGCTTCGTCGAGGGCGGCCCGACGGCGGACGCCGGGCTCACCGGGCGCAAGATCATCGTCGATACCTACGGCGGCGCCGCGCCGCACGGCGGCGGCGCGTTCAGCGGCAAGGACCCCACCAAGGTGGACAGGTCGGCGAGCTACTACGCCCGCTACATCGCCAAGAACGTGGTCGCCGCCGGGCTCGCCAAGCGCTGCCAGGTGCAACTCGCCTACGCGATCGGGGTGGTCAGGCCGGTCGGAATGTACGTCGACACGTTCGGCACCGGCGTGCTGCCCGACGACCGTCTCGCCGAGGTGGTCGCCGCCGAGTTCGACGCCAGGCCGGCCGCGATCATCGAGCAGCTCGACCTCCGGCGTCCGATCTACGCCGCGACCAGCGCCTACGGTCACTTCGGCCGCCCGGGGTTCCCCTGGGAGGACACCCCCCGTGCCGCCCGGCTCGCCTCCGTGGCCGGCTAA
- the fusA gene encoding elongation factor G, whose amino-acid sequence MSQIRNVAVLSHSGAGKSSLVEAILFRAGAIQTLGKVEDGTSVSDVTAEEKRRKISIYSTIHPFTWKGEEFNVIDTPGYADFVSEIRGAQAAADAAVIVVSAVSGVAVGTERVWTSSLERELSTMVVINKMDRENADFFRTMADIEATLPGNIAAIQIPIGQAEEFRGIVDLLTMRAYEWPDGTTPVEVPLPAEVEGLAREYRDRLVEAVVETDDELMLQYLEEAEIDQDALLAAFYAAVLRHELTPVLLTSATKVMGISLLLDFLTRGVRHVHDHGPLPVESGDPPVLGEGQPFSARVFKTVVDPYLGKVSFMRVLSGALNAGEPLRDASNGADLRTSHIFVPRGKDLTEVKRLSAGMIGALTKAEEVRTGDTLTAPGAEFVLAPIRLPSPVMALALFPKARSDEDKLGDALAKVLDADPTLKLERNPDTKEAVLWGMGHVHLEIAVAALKDRFGVEVETRLPAIAYRETIQGKGDARYRHKKQSGGAGQFAEVALTVEPTPRGAGFEFEWKVVGGTIPTQFQTSCEKGARAGMESGVLGGFPLQDVKVSVYDGKDHPVDSKDIAFQFAATQAMHEALLQAKPILLEPLVLLKVRVPDRFTGDVISDLNTRRGRILGMDTEGSVSVVSAHVPLAEIQAYSADLRSMTGGRGAYSLKIDRYEAVPAQVAEKVMADAKQARVAS is encoded by the coding sequence ATGTCCCAGATCCGCAACGTGGCTGTCTTGTCGCACAGCGGCGCGGGTAAGTCGTCGCTCGTCGAGGCCATCCTGTTCCGCGCCGGCGCCATCCAGACGCTCGGGAAGGTGGAGGACGGCACGAGCGTCTCGGACGTCACGGCCGAGGAGAAGCGCCGCAAGATCTCCATCTACTCGACGATCCACCCCTTCACCTGGAAGGGGGAGGAGTTCAACGTCATCGACACGCCCGGCTACGCGGACTTCGTGAGCGAGATCCGCGGCGCCCAGGCCGCGGCCGACGCGGCCGTCATCGTCGTCTCCGCCGTGTCCGGCGTGGCCGTCGGCACCGAGCGCGTCTGGACGTCCAGCCTGGAGCGCGAGCTCTCCACCATGGTCGTCATCAACAAGATGGACCGCGAGAACGCCGACTTCTTCCGCACGATGGCCGACATCGAGGCGACGTTGCCCGGCAACATAGCCGCCATCCAGATCCCCATCGGCCAGGCGGAGGAGTTCAGGGGCATCGTCGATCTCCTGACCATGCGGGCCTACGAGTGGCCGGACGGCACGACCCCGGTCGAGGTGCCGCTCCCGGCGGAGGTCGAGGGATTGGCTCGCGAGTACCGCGACCGGCTCGTCGAGGCCGTCGTCGAGACGGACGACGAGCTGATGCTGCAGTACCTGGAGGAGGCCGAGATCGACCAGGACGCCCTGCTCGCGGCCTTCTACGCGGCCGTTCTGCGGCACGAGCTGACGCCCGTCCTCCTGACCTCGGCCACGAAGGTCATGGGCATCAGCCTCCTGCTCGACTTCCTGACCCGCGGCGTGCGGCACGTGCACGACCACGGCCCCTTGCCCGTCGAGTCGGGCGATCCGCCCGTCCTTGGCGAGGGGCAGCCGTTCAGCGCCCGCGTCTTCAAGACGGTCGTCGACCCGTACCTCGGCAAGGTGTCGTTCATGCGCGTGCTATCCGGCGCGCTCAACGCCGGTGAGCCTCTGCGCGACGCCTCCAACGGCGCCGACCTGCGCACGTCGCACATCTTCGTGCCCCGTGGCAAGGACCTGACCGAGGTGAAGCGGCTCTCGGCCGGCATGATCGGCGCGCTGACGAAGGCCGAGGAAGTGCGCACCGGCGACACGCTCACGGCGCCCGGCGCCGAGTTCGTCCTCGCGCCCATCCGCCTGCCGTCGCCCGTGATGGCGCTGGCGCTGTTCCCGAAGGCGCGCTCGGACGAGGACAAGCTCGGCGACGCGCTCGCCAAGGTCCTCGATGCCGACCCGACGCTCAAGCTGGAGCGCAACCCCGACACCAAGGAGGCGGTGCTCTGGGGCATGGGCCACGTCCACCTCGAGATCGCGGTGGCGGCCCTCAAGGACCGCTTCGGCGTAGAGGTCGAGACGCGCCTGCCCGCCATCGCGTACCGGGAGACGATCCAGGGCAAGGGCGACGCCCGCTACCGGCACAAGAAGCAGTCGGGCGGCGCCGGGCAGTTCGCCGAGGTGGCCCTCACGGTCGAGCCCACGCCGCGCGGCGCCGGGTTCGAGTTCGAGTGGAAGGTCGTGGGCGGCACCATCCCGACGCAGTTCCAGACGAGCTGCGAGAAGGGCGCCCGCGCCGGCATGGAGTCAGGCGTGCTTGGCGGCTTCCCGCTACAGGACGTCAAGGTCAGCGTCTACGACGGCAAGGACCACCCGGTCGACTCGAAGGACATCGCCTTCCAGTTCGCCGCCACGCAGGCCATGCACGAGGCCTTGCTACAGGCGAAGCCCATCCTGCTCGAGCCGCTCGTCCTGCTGAAGGTGCGCGTGCCCGACCGCTTCACGGGCGACGTCATCTCCGACCTGAACACGCGCCGCGGGCGCATCCTCGGCATGGACACCGAGGGCTCGGTGAGCGTGGTCAGCGCGCACGTGCCGCTCGCCGAGATCCAGGCGTACTCGGCCGACCTCCGCAGCATGACGGGCGGCCGCGGCGCCTACTCGTTGAAGATCGACCGCTACGAGGCGGTGCCAGCGCAGGTCGCCGAGAAGGTCATGGCCGACGCGAAGCAGGCCCGCGTCGCGTCCTGA
- a CDS encoding CYTH domain-containing protein: protein MAVELELKYSSPEGAVPEPSELAAALAPLRLAVRPLGTSRHLDVYFDDPALALERHGLALRVRAARGAAVATVKGRGDAVRGVFEREELEAPLTTPWPPGPSLRADASTAPAWPTAVATRLAGLVALPTLEPRLEIETTRVAFAIERAGPPAGSLIAELAFDEVACRPARGRGDGALIDAALFSEVEIEARGGTTGATLLAIGEALERLLPLVAGSASKLERAASLLAPFIE, encoded by the coding sequence GTGGCGGTCGAGCTCGAGCTCAAGTACTCCTCCCCGGAGGGCGCGGTGCCGGAGCCGTCCGAGCTCGCCGCGGCGTTGGCCCCGCTGCGGCTCGCAGTGCGGCCCCTCGGAACGAGCCGGCATCTCGACGTCTACTTCGACGACCCGGCGCTCGCGCTCGAGCGGCACGGGCTGGCCTTGCGCGTGCGCGCCGCGCGCGGCGCGGCGGTCGCGACGGTGAAGGGCCGCGGCGACGCCGTGCGCGGGGTGTTCGAGCGCGAGGAGCTCGAGGCGCCGCTGACGACGCCCTGGCCACCGGGACCGAGCCTCAGGGCCGACGCCTCGACAGCGCCCGCCTGGCCGACCGCTGTCGCCACACGCCTCGCCGGCCTCGTGGCGCTTCCGACCCTCGAGCCGCGCCTGGAGATCGAGACGACGCGCGTGGCCTTCGCCATCGAGCGCGCCGGTCCGCCCGCGGGCAGCCTCATCGCCGAGCTGGCCTTCGACGAGGTCGCATGCCGTCCGGCGCGCGGGCGCGGCGACGGGGCGCTGATAGACGCCGCGCTGTTCTCCGAGGTCGAGATCGAGGCGAGGGGCGGCACCACCGGCGCTACTCTCCTGGCCATCGGCGAGGCCCTCGAACGCCTGCTGCCGCTCGTGGCCGGCAGCGCGAGCAAGCTGGAGCGGGCCGCCAGCCTGCTCGCGCCCTTCATCGAGTGA
- a CDS encoding SDR family oxidoreductase, producing MSSATGSGLLAGKVAVVTGASSGIGKAIAEDYAREGASVVVADVNDAAGEAVAAAITAAGGTASYRHSDAADPEAAEALVRFAVERYGALHVACNNAGIAGESNPTADYSVAGWHKVIDVNLNGVFYGMRAQIPAVLAAGGGAIVNVASILGQVGFAGAPAYVAAKHGVVGLSKNAAMEYAQAGVRVNVVGPGFIATPLLKDLGDDLLAAIAAMHPIGRLGTSEEVAGLVTFLSSDKASFVTGSYVAVDGGYLTR from the coding sequence ATGAGTAGCGCCACAGGATCGGGGCTTTTGGCAGGCAAGGTGGCTGTGGTGACCGGCGCGAGCTCCGGCATCGGCAAGGCCATCGCCGAGGACTACGCGCGCGAGGGCGCCTCCGTGGTCGTGGCGGACGTCAACGACGCGGCCGGTGAGGCCGTGGCGGCGGCCATCACTGCCGCCGGCGGCACGGCGAGCTACCGCCACTCGGACGCCGCCGACCCGGAAGCGGCCGAAGCGCTCGTGCGGTTCGCCGTCGAGCGCTACGGCGCCCTCCACGTCGCATGCAACAACGCGGGCATCGCGGGCGAGTCGAACCCTACGGCCGACTACTCGGTCGCCGGGTGGCACAAGGTCATCGACGTCAACCTCAACGGCGTCTTCTACGGCATGCGCGCACAGATCCCCGCCGTCCTCGCGGCCGGCGGTGGCGCCATCGTGAACGTGGCGTCGATCCTCGGTCAGGTAGGCTTCGCCGGCGCCCCGGCGTACGTCGCCGCCAAGCACGGGGTGGTCGGACTCAGCAAGAACGCCGCCATGGAGTACGCGCAGGCCGGCGTGCGCGTGAACGTCGTCGGCCCGGGCTTCATCGCGACGCCACTCCTGAAGGACCTCGGCGACGACCTCCTGGCGGCCATAGCCGCCATGCACCCGATCGGCAGGCTCGGGACGTCGGAGGAGGTAGCCGGGCTCGTCACGTTCCTCTCGTCGGACAAGGCGTCGTTCGTGACGGGCAGCTACGTGGCGGTCGACGGCGGGTATCTGACCAGATAG
- a CDS encoding serine hydroxymethyltransferase has protein sequence MTRSAHVPVRDERTFELIGAEYTRQAGGLELIASENFVSKQVMEAVGSVLTNKYAEGYPGKRYYGGCEVVDQVEQLAIDRAKELFGATWANVQPHSGSNANFAAYYALLEPGDKVLGMDLAHGGHLTHGSPVNFSGRSYEVVGYPVDRSTERIDHDALRRLAREHRPKMIIAGASAYSRFIDFAAFRAVADEVGAILMADVAHIAGPIAAGLHPHPLPHAHVVTTTTHKTLRGPRGGLIFGNDEEIAKKIDRVIFPGIQGGPLEHVVAGKAVAFFEALQPSFRDYQALILANAIELAARLGERGYRIVSGGTDNHLFVVDLQGTGINGNTASKRLDKVGITVSKSMVPFDPEKPWITSGIRIGTPAVTTRGFTVAEMATVADLIDRGLKGTEPESVAAEVGDLARRHPMPG, from the coding sequence ATGACGCGAAGCGCACACGTTCCCGTCCGTGACGAGCGGACCTTCGAGCTGATCGGCGCCGAGTACACCCGCCAGGCGGGCGGCCTCGAGCTCATCGCCTCCGAGAACTTCGTCTCCAAACAGGTCATGGAGGCCGTCGGCTCGGTCCTCACCAACAAGTACGCGGAAGGGTACCCGGGCAAGCGGTACTACGGCGGCTGCGAGGTCGTCGACCAGGTCGAGCAGCTCGCCATCGACCGCGCCAAGGAGCTGTTCGGCGCCACCTGGGCGAACGTGCAGCCGCACTCCGGCTCGAACGCCAACTTCGCCGCCTACTACGCCCTGCTCGAGCCCGGCGACAAGGTCCTCGGCATGGACCTGGCGCACGGCGGCCACCTGACTCACGGCTCGCCCGTCAACTTCTCCGGACGCTCGTACGAGGTCGTCGGCTACCCCGTCGATCGCTCCACCGAGAGGATCGATCACGACGCCCTCAGGCGCCTGGCCCGGGAGCACCGTCCGAAGATGATCATCGCGGGGGCGAGCGCCTACAGCCGCTTCATCGACTTCGCCGCCTTCCGGGCGGTGGCCGACGAGGTCGGCGCCATCCTCATGGCCGACGTCGCCCACATCGCCGGGCCCATCGCCGCGGGCCTCCACCCACACCCCCTGCCCCATGCGCACGTCGTGACGACCACCACCCACAAGACGCTCCGCGGGCCGCGCGGGGGCCTCATCTTCGGCAACGACGAGGAGATCGCCAAGAAGATCGACCGCGTCATCTTCCCCGGCATCCAGGGCGGCCCGCTCGAGCACGTCGTCGCCGGCAAGGCAGTGGCGTTCTTCGAGGCCCTCCAGCCCTCGTTCCGCGACTACCAGGCGCTCATCCTCGCCAACGCCATCGAGCTGGCGGCGCGCCTCGGCGAGCGCGGCTATCGCATCGTGTCTGGCGGCACCGACAACCACCTCTTCGTCGTCGACCTCCAGGGGACGGGCATCAACGGCAACACGGCCAGCAAGCGCCTCGACAAGGTCGGGATAACCGTGAGCAAGAGCATGGTGCCGTTCGACCCCGAGAAGCCGTGGATCACGTCGGGCATCCGCATCGGCACGCCGGCCGTCACGACGCGCGGCTTCACGGTCGCCGAGATGGCGACCGTAGCCGACCTGATCGACCGCGGGCTGAAGGGCACCGAGCCCGAGAGCGTCGCCGCCGAGGTCGGCGACCTCGCGCGGCGCCACCCCATGCCCGGCTGA
- a CDS encoding HAMP domain-containing protein, translating to MKYVVLVREPLPADMQGAADKVASGFRIPTDKAEKLLARVPGPVTRAVQEREARTVQNIMRAAGLRVEVREESPDGPLAAFSADAAAAVDPSSTAVLDRTESDVSAYVPAEGRAGRGAEHAAGDASAHAGEPTGGVPVGDVQARDVSASGVSTSGVSASGEGRAWRTSDRQGVGGPADAQEPAAGRATDPAVTASSARATASGRATASGRATDGGADTRSTAERRESDRFHATPVPGHTTATPPRDPLRTTLVREPPALERGALRRGVASAATLPGIITLAVTLLTVCITVLPILRNAEQKRVAGVVDAVAATAEGLSGGLPLSAPILRVELGVVQAAGAKAPGWGVDYLLLVDADQTPVLAWYGGSEGADAFPPEVLDAALARARGLLDGSAAPERDASTDWLSNLAASGRSLLALVGLDNESDVVAGAQVRRLGAAGGAVVAGARPDSMRLAGAALLTALLVGLVPVLFGVLAALSLTRGLRDSIRYLLVATDRISHGDLEQPVELKRDDELGQIAKAVERMRISLHESLERLRQRR from the coding sequence ATGAAGTACGTGGTGCTCGTCAGAGAGCCGCTACCGGCCGACATGCAGGGGGCGGCGGACAAGGTCGCGTCCGGGTTCCGCATCCCGACGGACAAGGCCGAGAAGCTGCTGGCGCGCGTGCCAGGGCCCGTCACGCGTGCCGTGCAGGAGCGCGAGGCGCGAACCGTTCAGAACATCATGCGGGCCGCAGGCCTGCGTGTCGAGGTGCGCGAGGAGAGCCCGGACGGCCCGCTTGCGGCCTTCTCGGCCGACGCCGCCGCCGCCGTCGACCCGTCGTCCACCGCCGTCCTGGACAGGACCGAGTCCGACGTGTCCGCCTACGTGCCGGCCGAGGGCCGGGCCGGGAGGGGCGCGGAGCATGCTGCCGGCGACGCGTCCGCGCACGCCGGCGAGCCGACCGGCGGTGTGCCGGTCGGTGACGTGCAGGCCCGTGACGTGTCGGCTAGCGGAGTGTCGACCAGCGGCGTTTCTGCTAGTGGCGAGGGGCGGGCGTGGCGCACGTCCGACCGGCAGGGCGTCGGCGGGCCCGCCGACGCCCAGGAGCCGGCCGCCGGCCGGGCCACCGATCCGGCCGTGACGGCGAGCTCCGCCCGCGCTACCGCCTCGGGGCGGGCCACGGCCTCCGGTCGAGCGACGGACGGTGGGGCCGACACCCGGTCGACGGCCGAGCGGCGGGAGTCGGACAGGTTCCATGCCACGCCGGTGCCAGGGCACACGACGGCCACGCCGCCCCGCGACCCGCTGAGGACGACCCTGGTGCGCGAGCCGCCCGCGCTCGAACGCGGCGCCCTCAGGCGCGGCGTGGCCAGCGCCGCCACCTTGCCCGGCATCATCACGCTCGCGGTCACGCTGCTGACCGTCTGCATCACCGTCCTGCCCATCCTCAGGAACGCGGAGCAGAAGCGCGTGGCCGGGGTCGTCGACGCGGTCGCGGCCACCGCCGAGGGGCTGTCCGGGGGGTTGCCGCTCTCGGCTCCCATCCTGAGGGTCGAGCTCGGCGTGGTCCAGGCGGCCGGCGCCAAGGCGCCCGGTTGGGGCGTCGACTACCTGCTCCTGGTCGACGCCGACCAGACGCCGGTGCTCGCCTGGTACGGCGGCTCGGAAGGCGCCGACGCGTTCCCTCCGGAAGTGCTGGACGCCGCCCTGGCCAGGGCGCGCGGCCTGCTGGACGGCAGCGCGGCGCCGGAGCGCGACGCGAGCACCGACTGGCTCTCCAACCTCGCGGCCAGCGGCCGCAGCCTCCTGGCGCTCGTCGGCCTCGACAACGAGAGCGATGTCGTGGCAGGCGCGCAGGTCAGGCGCCTCGGCGCGGCGGGTGGCGCCGTCGTGGCCGGCGCGCGGCCGGACTCCATGCGCCTGGCCGGCGCGGCGCTCTTGACGGCCCTGCTCGTCGGCCTGGTGCCCGTGCTGTTCGGGGTGTTGGCGGCGCTGTCGCTGACGCGCGGGCTGCGCGACTCCATCCGGTACCTCCTCGTCGCCACCGACAGGATCAGCCACGGCGACCTCGAGCAGCCCGTCGAGCTGAAGCGCGACGACGAGCTCGGCCAGATCGCCAAGGCCGTCGAGCGCATGCGCATCAGCCTGCACGAGAGCCTGGAGCGCCTGCGGCAGCGCCGCTGA